In a single window of the Blastopirellula retiformator genome:
- the rpsC gene encoding 30S ribosomal protein S3, whose translation MGQKVNPIAYRTGVMQGWKSRWFASKKDYSDLLLEDQKIRKFIGGHPDEKIRQKYRNAGIDRIEIDRTRDEVKVTLFVARPGLIIGQKGQEVEKLQEELQNLVGRRINMKIEEIGRPELRAQLVAEDIADQLAKRSSFRRTMKRALESTMEAGARGIKVQLAGRLGGAEMARREKAIEGSIPLSTLRAKIDYGFTEAKTAQGHIGVQVWINNGFYEGDDSDVANAAEGQVPKKSKKTYKR comes from the coding sequence ATGGGTCAAAAAGTTAATCCGATCGCTTACCGTACTGGCGTGATGCAGGGCTGGAAAAGCCGCTGGTTCGCGTCCAAAAAGGACTATTCGGACCTTCTGCTCGAAGATCAGAAGATCCGCAAGTTCATCGGCGGGCACCCGGATGAAAAAATTCGTCAGAAGTATCGCAACGCCGGTATCGATCGCATCGAGATCGACCGCACCCGCGATGAAGTCAAAGTTACGTTGTTCGTGGCTCGACCTGGTCTGATCATCGGTCAGAAGGGTCAGGAAGTCGAGAAGCTGCAGGAAGAGCTGCAAAACCTCGTCGGCCGCCGGATCAACATGAAGATCGAAGAGATCGGCCGCCCCGAGCTGCGTGCTCAACTGGTTGCGGAAGATATCGCAGATCAGTTGGCGAAGCGTTCGAGCTTCCGCCGCACGATGAAACGTGCGTTGGAATCGACGATGGAAGCCGGCGCCAGGGGCATCAAGGTCCAACTGGCGGGTCGCTTGGGCGGCGCCGAAATGGCGCGTCGCGAGAAGGCGATCGAAGGCTCGATTCCGTTGTCGACGCTCCGTGCGAAGATCGATTACGGCTTCACCGAAGCGAAAACGGCGCAGGGCCACATTGGGGTCCAGGTTTGGATAAACAACGGTTTTTACGAAGGGGATGATTCCGATGTCGCGAATGCCGCGGAGGGTCAAGTACCGAAAAAGTCAAAGAAGACGTATAAGAGGTAA
- the rpsQ gene encoding 30S ribosomal protein S17, which yields MPKKVLVGKVTSDKMDKTRRVEITRRLRHPLYGKYYSRRMVCHVHDENNESGLGDLVEIIESRPLSKTKRWALVRIVEKSREVDVAALKAAREQAAENLATES from the coding sequence ATGCCCAAGAAAGTTTTGGTCGGCAAAGTGACCAGCGACAAGATGGATAAGACGCGCCGCGTCGAAATCACTCGTCGTCTTCGTCACCCGTTGTACGGCAAGTACTACTCCCGCCGCATGGTTTGCCACGTTCACGACGAAAACAATGAGTCGGGACTGGGCGACCTGGTCGAGATTATCGAGAGCCGACCGCTGTCCAAGACGAAGCGTTGGGCGCTCGTTCGTATCGTTGAAAAGAGCCGCGAAGTCGACGTCGCCGCCCTGAAGGCCGCTCGCGAACAAGCTGCCGAAAACCTGGCGACCGAATCGTAA
- the rpsS gene encoding 30S ribosomal protein S19, producing MSRSQKKGPYVEPKLYYKVQKMEETGRKDPIKTWARACTIVPEFIGHTFMVHNGKAHLKVYVSEDMVGHKLGEFSPTRTFRGHGADKKKK from the coding sequence ATGAGTCGATCCCAGAAAAAAGGCCCGTACGTCGAACCGAAGCTGTACTACAAAGTGCAGAAGATGGAAGAGACTGGCCGCAAAGACCCGATCAAGACCTGGGCCCGCGCCTGCACCATCGTGCCGGAGTTCATTGGGCACACGTTCATGGTCCATAACGGCAAAGCGCACCTAAAGGTGTATGTGAGCGAAGATATGGTTGGTCACAAGTTGGGCGAGTTCAGCCCGACTCGTACTTTCCGCGGTCACGGCGCCGACAAGAAGAAGAAGTAA
- a CDS encoding type Z 30S ribosomal protein S14 encodes MASKSKIAKAKREPKFSSRSERRCNLCGRPRAVYRKFGVCRICIRKLADRGLIPGLRKASW; translated from the coding sequence GTGGCGAGCAAATCCAAAATCGCGAAAGCGAAGCGGGAGCCGAAGTTCTCCTCGCGCAGCGAACGGCGTTGCAATCTGTGCGGCCGGCCGCGCGCCGTCTATCGCAAGTTTGGGGTCTGCCGTATTTGCATCCGCAAGTTGGCTGACCGCGGCTTGATTCCTGGACTACGCAAGGCGAGCTGGTAA
- the rplF gene encoding 50S ribosomal protein L6, producing MSRLGKKPVAIPEKVTISVADRVINVEGPLGKLSYEHRPEVSVTVNSDANEVVVAAEGDTRESKAFHGLTRALVANMLEGVSKGYEKRLEIVGVGYLAAIAGDVLQMRVGYANEIHKKIPSDLDVSCPDQTHVVIKGIDKQRVGQFAAECRSARKPEPYKGKGVRYQGEQVKLKPGKAASK from the coding sequence ATGTCACGACTCGGCAAAAAACCCGTTGCGATTCCGGAGAAAGTGACCATCTCGGTCGCTGACCGCGTAATCAACGTTGAAGGTCCGCTGGGCAAGCTCTCCTACGAGCACCGCCCGGAAGTGTCCGTTACCGTCAATTCCGACGCCAATGAAGTGGTCGTCGCAGCTGAAGGCGATACGCGCGAATCGAAGGCCTTTCATGGTCTGACCCGCGCCCTGGTCGCCAACATGCTGGAAGGGGTCTCGAAAGGCTACGAAAAGCGTCTCGAGATCGTGGGCGTCGGTTACCTGGCGGCCATTGCCGGCGACGTCCTGCAGATGCGGGTCGGCTACGCCAACGAGATTCACAAGAAGATCCCGTCGGATCTCGACGTCAGCTGCCCCGATCAAACCCACGTGGTGATCAAGGGTATCGACAAGCAGCGCGTTGGTCAGTTCGCCGCCGAATGCCGCTCGGCCCGCAAGCCGGAGCCGTACAAGGGCAAGGGCGTTCGCTACCAGGGCGAACAGGTCAAGTTGAAGCCTGGTAAGGCCGCATCCAAGTAA
- the rplP gene encoding 50S ribosomal protein L16, producing the protein MPRRVKYRKSQRRRIRGNATRGNKVVLGEFGLQSTQAGYIKAATIEAGRIAAQQYVRGIGRLFIRMFPQKSVTSRPLETRMGKGKGEVDYWAAVVKPGTVLYELSGVTEEQARICLARVAHKMPVRCRFVRKRPDLVTTAESK; encoded by the coding sequence ATGCCGCGGAGGGTCAAGTACCGAAAAAGTCAAAGAAGACGTATAAGAGGTAACGCCACCCGCGGTAACAAGGTGGTGCTCGGCGAATTCGGTCTTCAATCGACGCAAGCGGGTTATATCAAAGCCGCGACGATCGAAGCCGGTCGTATCGCCGCCCAGCAATATGTCCGCGGTATCGGTCGCCTGTTTATTCGTATGTTCCCGCAGAAGTCGGTAACCTCTCGTCCCCTCGAAACCCGGATGGGTAAAGGTAAGGGCGAAGTTGATTACTGGGCGGCTGTCGTGAAGCCTGGCACGGTTCTTTACGAACTGTCGGGCGTGACTGAAGAGCAGGCTCGTATTTGCCTGGCTCGTGTGGCTCACAAGATGCCGGTCCGTTGCCGCTTTGTGCGGAAGCGTCCTGACCTGGTAACCACTGCTGAGTCGAAATAG
- the rplX gene encoding 50S ribosomal protein L24 — MLIKVNDRVEIIAGEYRSKPAQGADKVVQGKVLKVIPSAGKVVVEGVNKMYKHVKPSQRNPQGGRLVREAPIQMSNVMYVCSACGKRTRLGAKTLDSGVKVRVCKKCNADQGEIAPARKSN, encoded by the coding sequence ATGCTTATCAAGGTAAATGACCGCGTTGAGATCATCGCTGGCGAATACCGCTCGAAGCCCGCTCAAGGGGCCGACAAAGTGGTCCAAGGCAAAGTGTTGAAGGTCATTCCGTCGGCCGGCAAAGTGGTCGTCGAAGGCGTCAATAAAATGTACAAGCACGTGAAGCCGTCGCAACGCAACCCGCAAGGCGGTCGTCTGGTTCGCGAAGCTCCGATTCAGATGTCGAACGTCATGTACGTCTGCAGCGCCTGCGGCAAGCGTACCCGTTTGGGCGCCAAAACGCTCGATAGCGGCGTGAAGGTTCGCGTTTGCAAGAAGTGCAACGCCGACCAGGGCGAAATCGCCCCGGCCCGCAAGAGCAACTAG
- the rpsE gene encoding 30S ribosomal protein S5, producing MAKDNRQRGDKQGRQSAFVEKVVKIKRCSAVVKGGRRFSFAAMVVCGDGKGKVGCGYGKANEVPPSVEKAVKQAERSLSTVNVVNGSIPHKVIGRYGAGKVVLVPARPGTGIIAGASVRAVCEAVGIHDVLTKSFGSTNPVILVKATIEGLKQLRTRDDIQRLRGVAL from the coding sequence GTGGCGAAAGACAATCGACAACGCGGAGACAAGCAAGGCCGTCAAAGCGCCTTTGTGGAAAAGGTCGTGAAGATCAAGCGTTGCTCCGCCGTGGTTAAGGGCGGTCGCCGCTTCAGCTTCGCCGCCATGGTCGTCTGTGGCGACGGCAAGGGCAAAGTCGGCTGCGGCTACGGCAAGGCGAACGAAGTTCCGCCGTCGGTCGAAAAGGCCGTCAAGCAAGCCGAGCGTTCCCTCTCAACGGTGAACGTCGTCAACGGCTCGATTCCGCACAAAGTGATCGGTCGCTATGGCGCCGGCAAAGTGGTTTTGGTTCCGGCTCGTCCGGGTACCGGCATCATCGCGGGCGCTTCGGTCCGCGCCGTCTGCGAAGCGGTCGGTATCCACGACGTTCTGACGAAGAGCTTCGGCTCGACCAACCCGGTCATTCTGGTGAAAGCCACGATCGAAGGTCTGAAGCAGTTGCGCACTCGAGATGACATTCAACGTTTGCGAGGAGTCGCCCTCTAA
- the rplN gene encoding 50S ribosomal protein L14 has translation MIQQETRLSVADNTGAKEVMCIKVLGGTRKRTAGLGDVIICSVKEVIAGADVKKKAVVRAVIVRVKKPTRRADGSYIRFDSNAVVIVDKDGNPRGTRIFGAVARELREKKFMRIVSLANEVL, from the coding sequence ATGATCCAACAAGAAACCAGACTTTCTGTCGCTGACAACACGGGCGCCAAGGAAGTGATGTGCATCAAGGTTCTGGGCGGTACGCGTAAGCGGACGGCCGGACTCGGCGACGTCATCATTTGCTCGGTCAAAGAAGTGATTGCCGGCGCCGACGTTAAGAAAAAGGCGGTCGTGCGTGCCGTGATCGTTCGCGTCAAAAAGCCGACGCGTCGCGCTGACGGCAGCTATATCCGTTTCGACAGCAACGCCGTGGTGATCGTCGATAAGGACGGCAACCCTCGCGGTACCCGCATCTTCGGCGCTGTCGCTCGCGAACTGCGAGAAAAGAAGTTCATGCGAATCGTCAGCTTGGCCAACGAGGTGCTGTAA
- the rplO gene encoding 50S ribosomal protein L15, which translates to MDFNEVHSGIQKNRKRKRIGRGSGSGHGKTSGRGHKGAKSRAGYSRNPIFEGGRMPIVRRVPKRGFFNKFAVNVVAINIADLEREFAAGDEVTPDTLRAKGLAKRRYDELKVLGDGDLTKKLTVSAHRFSASAKEKIEGAGGSCVIIPGKTPVEEKKKAAREAKK; encoded by the coding sequence ATGGATTTCAACGAAGTTCACAGCGGTATCCAAAAGAACCGCAAACGTAAGCGTATCGGTCGCGGTTCGGGTTCGGGCCACGGGAAGACCTCGGGCCGCGGTCACAAGGGCGCCAAAAGCCGCGCCGGTTACTCGCGCAACCCGATCTTCGAGGGCGGTCGCATGCCGATCGTTCGCCGGGTTCCCAAACGGGGTTTCTTCAACAAGTTCGCCGTCAACGTGGTCGCGATCAACATCGCCGACCTCGAACGCGAATTCGCCGCTGGCGATGAAGTCACGCCGGATACCCTTCGCGCTAAGGGCTTGGCCAAGCGTCGTTATGACGAGCTTAAAGTGCTCGGCGACGGCGACCTGACCAAGAAGCTGACCGTTTCGGCTCATCGTTTCAGCGCCTCGGCGAAAGAAAAGATCGAAGGCGCCGGCGGCTCGTGCGTGATAATCCCGGGCAAAACGCCTGTGGAAGAAAAGAAGAAAGCGGCTCGCGAAGCGAAGAAGTAA
- the rpsH gene encoding 30S ribosomal protein S8, giving the protein MMTDPIADMLTRIRNAVRVEHPHVEMPASKVKQGVADVLKREGYIWDWEVVESEPANQIRLELKYGPNGERVIQTIRRVSKPGRRIYSKGRDLAPVLDGLGISVISTSQGVISDREARQKNVGGEVLCEVW; this is encoded by the coding sequence ATGATGACTGACCCGATCGCCGACATGCTGACCCGCATCCGCAACGCGGTACGCGTGGAACATCCGCACGTCGAGATGCCCGCTTCCAAAGTCAAACAAGGCGTTGCCGACGTGCTGAAGCGCGAAGGCTACATCTGGGACTGGGAAGTGGTTGAATCCGAACCCGCCAACCAAATTCGGTTGGAGCTGAAGTACGGCCCCAATGGCGAACGCGTGATCCAAACGATCCGTCGCGTGAGCAAACCGGGACGCCGAATTTACAGCAAGGGCCGTGACTTGGCTCCGGTTCTGGATGGCCTCGGCATTAGCGTGATTAGCACCAGCCAAGGCGTTATTAGCGATCGCGAAGCCCGACAAAAGAACGTCGGCGGCGAAGTTTTGTGTGAAGTTTGGTAA
- the rplW gene encoding 50S ribosomal protein L23 yields the protein MATTTNNSKLTLDPHQVLVRPLVTEKGVQRSSENNQYAFEVSPQATKEDIKQAVETLFEVKVAKVNTQTRKGKTRRYRFRTGMTKAWKKALVTLDSEHRIDFF from the coding sequence ATGGCTACGACCACGAACAACTCGAAACTGACGCTGGACCCGCATCAGGTCCTCGTTCGTCCGCTCGTCACCGAAAAGGGTGTGCAGCGCTCGAGCGAAAATAATCAGTACGCCTTTGAAGTTAGCCCGCAGGCGACCAAAGAAGACATCAAGCAAGCGGTTGAAACCTTGTTTGAAGTGAAGGTCGCTAAGGTCAACACGCAAACGCGTAAGGGAAAAACTCGCCGGTACCGTTTTCGTACCGGCATGACGAAGGCCTGGAAGAAGGCTTTGGTGACGTTGGACTCGGAACACCGCATCGACTTCTTCTAA
- the rpmC gene encoding 50S ribosomal protein L29 codes for MNANELREMSDDQLVATLKDAAESIFRLKMQAQTERLDAPTELRRRRRLIARIKTIQNERARAAASAS; via the coding sequence ATGAACGCGAACGAACTGCGGGAAATGAGCGATGACCAACTGGTTGCGACCTTGAAGGACGCGGCCGAGTCGATCTTCCGCTTGAAGATGCAGGCTCAGACCGAACGCCTGGACGCTCCGACCGAGCTCCGTCGTCGCCGCCGCCTGATCGCCCGCATTAAAACGATTCAAAACGAACGAGCTCGCGCCGCCGCGTCGGCCAGCTAA
- the rplR gene encoding 50S ribosomal protein L18, translating to MNHEKFINKQRLRRRRHNRKKVRGTAERPRLSVFRANANIYCQVIDDERGLTLASASTRDKELRSDASGSNCDAAATVGKAIAERAKAAGVTQVCFDRGHFRYIGRLAALADAAREGGLQF from the coding sequence GTGAATCACGAAAAGTTCATCAACAAGCAACGTCTGCGTCGTCGTCGCCACAACCGCAAAAAGGTGCGTGGTACGGCCGAACGTCCCCGCCTGAGCGTCTTCCGCGCCAACGCGAACATCTACTGCCAGGTGATCGACGACGAACGAGGCCTGACGCTGGCGTCGGCGTCGACCCGCGACAAAGAGCTTCGCTCCGACGCTTCCGGCAGCAACTGCGACGCCGCCGCGACCGTCGGCAAGGCGATCGCCGAGCGTGCCAAGGCCGCGGGCGTCACCCAGGTCTGCTTCGATCGCGGACACTTTCGTTACATCGGTCGCCTGGCCGCGCTGGCGGATGCCGCGCGTGAAGGCGGACTCCAGTTCTAA
- the rplE gene encoding 50S ribosomal protein L5, with product MKPRLQEKYENEVLSALAEKLGRQNRLSLPRLQKIVVNMGVGTAVSEKKHVDEAVSAMAEFTGQKPLVCRARKSIANFRLREGMPIGCKVTLRRQRMYEFLDRLVSLALPQVRDFRGISPKCFDGNGNYTMGISEQLVFPELNPDKYTRPQGMDVTFVCSTKADAESLELLTLLGLPFSKDAKRKVKKKSKAPGRR from the coding sequence ATGAAACCCCGTTTACAAGAAAAGTACGAAAACGAAGTGCTGTCGGCCTTGGCCGAAAAGCTCGGTCGTCAAAACCGACTTTCGCTGCCGCGTCTGCAAAAGATCGTCGTCAACATGGGCGTCGGCACCGCAGTTTCGGAAAAGAAGCACGTCGATGAAGCGGTGTCGGCCATGGCCGAATTCACTGGTCAAAAGCCGTTGGTTTGCCGCGCTCGCAAGAGCATCGCGAACTTCCGCCTTCGCGAAGGGATGCCGATTGGCTGCAAGGTCACCTTGCGTCGTCAGCGGATGTACGAATTTCTGGATCGCCTGGTCAGCCTGGCGCTTCCGCAGGTTCGCGACTTTCGCGGCATCAGCCCGAAATGCTTCGATGGCAACGGCAACTACACCATGGGCATCAGCGAACAACTGGTGTTCCCGGAATTGAACCCGGACAAATACACGCGTCCGCAGGGTATGGACGTCACCTTCGTCTGCTCGACGAAGGCCGATGCCGAATCCTTGGAGCTGCTAACGCTCCTGGGCCTTCCGTTCTCGAAAGACGCGAAGCGTAAAGTCAAAAAGAAGTCGAAGGCGCCTGGGCGTCGCTAA
- the rplV gene encoding 50S ribosomal protein L22, producing the protein MAFKASHRLARISARKVRPLADLVRGKFADEALDILRYQPHRGARMLEKVIQSALGNAQDVSQNRGQSLKQDNLIVAETRVDGGPIIKRFRPRARGTAYPILKRTCHIHVTLEEIEV; encoded by the coding sequence ATGGCATTTAAAGCATCCCACCGGCTGGCTCGCATCAGCGCCCGCAAGGTGCGTCCGTTGGCGGACTTGGTGCGGGGCAAGTTTGCCGATGAGGCGCTCGACATCCTGCGTTACCAGCCGCATCGCGGCGCCCGAATGCTGGAGAAGGTGATTCAAAGCGCCCTGGGTAACGCTCAGGACGTCAGCCAGAATCGCGGGCAGTCGCTGAAGCAAGACAACTTGATTGTCGCGGAAACCCGCGTCGACGGCGGACCGATCATCAAACGCTTCCGCCCCCGGGCTCGCGGAACCGCTTACCCGATTTTGAAGCGTACCTGTCATATTCACGTCACCTTGGAGGAGATCGAAGTCTAA
- the rplB gene encoding 50S ribosomal protein L2, translated as MGIRKYKPTSAGRRNATVSDFAELTKGAQPEKSLLRRITKTGGRNNQGKITARHRGGGHKRRYRVIDFRRSKDGVAAKVDSIQYDPNRSARIALLHYADGEKRYIIAPDGLKAGQTVMSGPDAPPTVGNCLPLNKIPAGTAVHNIELAPGSGGTFCRSAGSSATLMAYEADWAQLALPSGEIRRVASTCRATIGKTSNPEHEKVVLGKAGRKRWLGRRPHVRGTAMNPVDHPHGGGEGRTKGGRHPVTPQGKPTKGGHTRHKKKASNKAIIRRRRSRRYGVLKLIK; from the coding sequence ATGGGAATTCGCAAATACAAGCCGACCTCCGCTGGGCGCCGTAACGCCACGGTCAGCGACTTCGCCGAACTGACGAAGGGCGCTCAGCCGGAAAAGAGCCTGCTTCGTAGGATCACGAAGACCGGCGGTCGCAATAACCAAGGTAAGATCACCGCCCGTCACCGCGGCGGCGGCCACAAGCGTCGCTATCGCGTGATCGACTTCCGTCGGTCCAAGGACGGAGTAGCGGCCAAGGTCGATTCGATCCAATACGATCCGAATCGTTCGGCCCGGATCGCCTTGTTGCACTACGCCGATGGCGAAAAGCGTTACATCATCGCTCCCGATGGCCTGAAAGCGGGCCAAACGGTCATGAGCGGCCCTGACGCTCCGCCGACGGTCGGCAACTGCCTACCGCTGAACAAAATTCCGGCTGGCACAGCCGTTCACAATATTGAACTGGCTCCGGGTAGCGGCGGCACGTTCTGCCGAAGCGCCGGTTCCAGCGCCACCTTGATGGCGTACGAAGCGGATTGGGCTCAGCTCGCTTTGCCCAGCGGCGAAATTCGTCGCGTCGCTTCTACTTGCCGCGCCACCATTGGCAAGACCAGCAATCCCGAGCACGAAAAGGTCGTTCTCGGAAAAGCGGGTCGTAAGCGTTGGCTTGGTCGTCGTCCGCACGTTCGTGGTACCGCCATGAACCCGGTTGATCACCCGCACGGTGGTGGTGAAGGTCGAACCAAGGGCGGTCGCCATCCGGTTACGCCGCAAGGTAAGCCGACCAAGGGCGGCCATACGCGTCACAAGAAGAAGGCTTCGAATAAGGCGATTATTCGTCGCCGTCGTTCCCGTCGGTATGGCGTCTTGAAACTGATCAAGTAA